Proteins encoded by one window of Clostridium perfringens:
- a CDS encoding histidine phosphatase family protein produces the protein MIIYLIRHGKTYCNENKLYCGISDVPLSEEGKKELEEKRKSVSLPICKRNFTSGAKRANETFNILYPNKKYEVIKEFGEYNFGDFELKSYEMLKEDKEYLDWILDESKEVSCPNGESRRDFEKRMKKAFLKLLLTLKKEGEEEALIVCHGGSIACILELFEKDKLDFYTYQPKCGGGYKLKVEQDINNLKGDFSSLEFEKDITDNLRLEIIERF, from the coding sequence ATGATAATTTATTTAATTAGACATGGGAAGACTTATTGCAATGAGAATAAACTTTATTGTGGAATAAGTGATGTGCCTTTAAGTGAGGAAGGAAAAAAAGAGTTAGAGGAAAAAAGAAAGAGTGTGAGTTTGCCAATATGTAAGAGAAATTTTACAAGTGGAGCAAAAAGAGCTAATGAAACATTTAATATTTTATATCCAAATAAGAAGTATGAAGTCATAAAGGAATTTGGTGAGTATAATTTTGGAGATTTTGAACTAAAGTCTTATGAAATGCTAAAGGAAGACAAGGAATATTTAGACTGGATCTTAGATGAAAGCAAGGAAGTTTCATGTCCTAATGGTGAATCAAGAAGGGATTTTGAAAAGAGAATGAAAAAAGCATTTTTAAAATTACTTCTAACCCTTAAGAAAGAGGGAGAAGAGGAAGCTTTAATAGTATGTCATGGAGGAAGTATAGCTTGTATTTTAGAACTCTTTGAAAAGGATAAATTAGACTTCTATACTTATCAACCTAAGTGTGGAGGAGGATATAAGTTAAAAGTTGAACAGGATATCAATAACTTAAAAGGAGATTTTTCAAGTCTAGAGTTTGAAAAAGACATAACAGATAATTTAAGACTAGAAATAATAGAAAGGTTTTAG
- a CDS encoding bifunctional adenosylcobinamide kinase/adenosylcobinamide-phosphate guanylyltransferase encodes MKLLFGGAYNGKLRYVREKLGINEEEIFYCKEDSIDFSKKVISGIDRLIYFNALQGKESLSFFKEKKELLKDKILICDEISSGIVPLKKEERLWREETGKVLQFLSKESEEVYRIFFGIGTRLKGE; translated from the coding sequence TTGAAACTTTTATTTGGCGGTGCCTATAATGGAAAACTAAGGTATGTAAGAGAAAAGTTAGGCATAAATGAAGAGGAAATATTTTATTGCAAAGAAGATTCTATAGACTTTTCTAAAAAGGTTATTAGTGGAATAGATAGATTAATTTATTTTAATGCCTTACAAGGAAAAGAGTCTTTAAGCTTTTTTAAGGAAAAAAAAGAATTATTAAAAGATAAAATTTTAATTTGTGATGAAATATCTTCAGGAATAGTTCCTTTAAAGAAAGAGGAAAGATTATGGAGAGAAGAGACTGGAAAAGTTCTTCAGTTTTTATCAAAGGAAAGTGAAGAAGTTTATAGAATATTTTTTGGAATAGGAACAAGATTAAAGGGTGAATAA